In Xenorhabdus griffiniae, the genomic window TTGCTCTTTCGCATAGTGGCATAAATAACTGCCCAGAGACTTAGCCACACCGTGACCTTGAAAAGCAGGATACACCGCAATTAGAGCCAGTTCTGCCTGATTTTTCTGTACCGTATCTTTAACCAGAGAAGCATGACCAATAAGTAAACCTTGATGGAATGCCAAGGCAGAATACCATTGCCCTGTGGACTGGTAGTCATTGATGAGCCTTGGTAGATAAATGTCAGGATAGACATACGAATCGCCGTAAACCTCACGGAATAATTGGCTGATCTTTTTATCATCCCCTGGCTGATAGCTGCGGATTTGAATAGTGGATGGTAAGATAGTCATCGATTTCAACCTTAGTTATAACGACGTAGATCCACAACTCGCTGCAACTTTCCTGATCGTGGGTGCGTATACATGCTATCAACATTGGTTTGCACGATCTCCAGCATATTTTGGTGGATGCAAGCCTCTTCTAAGCCCGGGAATGCGGCCATAACCCGATGGCGTATTCTGTCGATATCTACAGTTTGCAGGCTTGCTACCAACAACCGAATTTGATCTTGCCCCGCTTTCTGGCTTAGTTCCAATTGCCAGGCTAAAAGCTCAGTTTGTTGTGATAACTGTGTCGCTAAGTCGTCAGGGAATAACGATAGGGTGCCAAATCGTATACGATAGCCTTGATTAGCACGTCCTTGCAGGGCAAATTTACGGCCTGGCTGTTCTGGCTCGCACCAGCAAGCCATATCACCAGTAGGATAGCGGATCACAGGCATAAGTTGTCGTTGCAGGTTAGTGACGACTAATAAGCCACGTTTCCCTGACTCAATAATGGGCTGGTGAGTGATTTCATCGACGATTTCGATAATCGTTTCGTCAGAAAATACGCGATGCTCGCCCTGTTTGCAGTCAGGATCAGCAAAACCAATCAAACCTGCATCGACACTGGCACAACCGATTGAACCTAAACGGGCGTGAGGAAAAACTTGTCGTATGATCGCGACCTGTGAATCAAACAAACTTTCTCCACCATAGAGAATGGTTTCCACCATCGGTAATGTTTGTCCCATCTCTTTCAAATAGTGAGCCAGGCGGATTAACTGCACGGGAACACCTGCCAGTACATTAATGTTGTGAAGACGAATATTGTTAATCAGCAATTCATCTTCAACCTTACAGGTGAAAGGAAATTCCAATATCGGGATGGGTGCATTCGATAATGCGCCGTGGATGAATATAAAGCTGGTATAAAGATCGCCAGCAAAAAACAGGTTAGCCACCCGATCTCCGGCTTTTAATTGGCGGGCAATGCCTTGGCCAAAGGAATGAATAAATGCTTTCCATTCTTGCTGGCTGAAAACCGATAAACGCCCTTCGCTGGTTGAGCCACCTGTTTTAAACACATGACCGCCTTCCAGCGGTGCAGTCAGCACAGGCCAAGTTGGTAAGTCGTTTGAATGTGCCCAATAATGGCTAGGCTCCACGAGAGGTAAATCTTCCAAAACCCAATTATCGGGAATGGACTGATAGCGTTCTCGGTAATAAGCAGAATGCTCGCGCGCATGATGGAGCAAATCAGTCAATGTCGTTTTGGTCATCATCTTAATTTTACTCAATTAATATTTACGCAAGTCGATGAATAATGGTGTTTTCCCACTATGTTCATTGCGGTGAAATTCTGCACTTGAAGTGGAAATGACGTCTAAATTCAGCAGGTTTCCTGCAACAATTTCGGCGATTTTGGGATCTTTCAATAAATTTTGGCGCACAGTGTGGGGATCAGCATGATCAACCAAGAGTTGAATGTTATCGACACCATCATGGTTATGGTCGATTATCCATTGCACGGGTAATGCCAATTGTTCAGACAAATCAGCAAGATTGAAAAAAATACTGCCTACACGTAACAGGGAACCATGGCGTTCTTTAAGTCGGAAACGTGGTGAAGTCAGTCCACAAGAACAGGGTTGATTAATCCAGCAGCCGAGATCCCCTAAATCATAGCGTTGGACGGGTTGTGCTTCACGGTGGCGGGAAGTGAATACCAGACGACCTGTTTCACCTTCTGCTACGGGTTGATCATTCTCTATATTGAGAATTTCTAGCCATTGAGTATCAGCCATTAAATGGAAAACACCGTCCTCGCTGGCTGCGCACGCATGACCCATTGGCCCAGCATCGACTGAACCGTAAATTGTTGAACGTATCAGGGTAACGCCAAAGCTGGTCAGGAAGTTTCGTTGATTTATATTGAGGTGTTCGCCCCCCAGTAATAACTTACGGATACCACCATATTGGCGTAGTTTGGTTTCTTCATTTAGAAATAACCGATGTATCGTGCTTGGCATACCCACCAGCGTATTGATGCGTTGATGTACGATAAAATCAGCGATTTCACTAAAATCATTATCAGTAGGGCCACCCATTGGATATTGTGTCACGCCCAATTTATCCAAAATGGTGAAGAAGCTCATCATGCCACCGTACAACTTCCCGCCATACAGCAGGTTCATGACGCGATCGGTTGCAGGTTCAAGCCCTGAGGCAAATACGCCATCGGCTGCGGCTTGCATCTGCCGGTGGTAATCATGGTAGCTATAAGCAGCCAACTTAGGCGTACCACTACTGCCGCCGCTGCGGAAAAACAGGCGTGCCTTATCGTTAGGAACTAATGCCTGAAAATCTGCCTTATTCATGACAGGCCGGTTTTCTAATCCGCGTGGACACGATGGCGGTACATCAAGATGGGCGCAACCTGCCATTAAATCAGACGCAAGGCTGACAGATACGCGTTTGGTAAGGCGCGATAGTGCGTAGACGCCATCGTGTGGCTCACCACTATAACCATCATGCATCTGTCCCGCCGGTGTGATTCGGCTGACGCCCGCAGCAAACAGGGTATGACTCATTTCGGTGATATGCTCTTGACGGGTAATCAAAGCACAGCTTTGTAGATAGTTACGCCAGGGCAGCAAAATAGCGCACAGATGCTGACGTGGCGCAGGGCGTATCTGCAATGTGCGGAACAAAGGAGACGCCGCTAATTCTTTTTCGTGTCGCCATATCACTCGCCAGCCGTCGGCTTGCCATATTTCACCGCGAACCTGCGTAAACGCAAAATCGAGCTGTTGGAAAGCCGTTTGCGTCGTAATTTCAGCAGCTTCCTGAATATCCGGTTTCAGGGCTGGATGCAATCCGGCACGGCGTTGCAGAGCCGCTGCCATGCGTTGTCCGATATGTTGTAAAACTTCAGGATCATCGCTATCGACCAGCAAACATTGCGGGCTGGAACAGGCTTGTTGGTCATAACGACAGATATCATCCGCCAATGCATCCAATTGGGTATCATCGGCGGCGTCAGGGCTTAACCAGGCAATACTGATACGATGCCCCCAATCTATCCAGCGGCAACCTGCGGGAAGTTGAGCACGAATGGATGTCAGGGAAGAATCGCTGCCCCAGGCAGAAACGGCATCAGCCTGACTGAACAGCTCGGACAGTTGCGTCACGGGCAATGGTAAGACGGCTATTCGAGTAGCTAAATCACCTGAAATATCGTGGGCTAAAAATTCTGCCAGTAGTTGTGCACTAAATCCGTTGTCGTTACTGCTTGGGCGTAACCAGTTAATATTCCCCACCAGTAAGCTCTCTATCACGGCCATAAAAGGCAGAAGTTCAGCATTGGAAGGCGTAATGTGGACGACCACGCCTATTGGCTTCCAGGTTTCATATCGGTTCTGGTTGTAATCGAATCGACGCAGTGAAAAAGCGTTTTGCCCAAGCTCCCGCTCCAGCTTGGTTTCCAGCGCTTCACGTTGGCAAAAAGCGATAAGCGCTTCCTTGATTGAGGTATTAAATAGTGGATGTTCGCCTAAATTGGAAAGATATTCGGCAAAGCGTTGCGCGCAATCAAGTACCTGCTCAGAAGTATGGGGATGTGCCAGCAAATCAGGTAAACGCTCATGCAACTTCGCGATTTCTTGCTCTGCCAGTTGCTCTGAAAAAATCGGATTATTCATGGTTTTTACGGAAGACATATCAAGATCTCTTAATCAATTCTGAAGCGGCAATCGCACAACTACGGCTTTTGCTCGTGCCAGCGCGGCCAAGCAGTTCAAACCAATCTGTTTCAAGTTCACAACCACAGCTTTCACCGGAATGCAGTACAGCCAGGTCGCTTGTAACGATGCTGTGTGCTGGACAGGAAGTGATATAAGGTGAGGTAAGATGCAGAAAACCTGGTTTCCCGTAAGGCTGGCAGGTTAAGTTAGTGGTATGACGCACATAGGCACGGGCGTAAACTGGAACGTGGAAATGATGGTGAGAACATTCAACATAAGGAACTGGATGTTCAACGGAGCCATAACCATCACGACAGCGAATATCAGGGATACCTAATTGCTCGGTTATTCGTTGATACAGTTCTTTTTTAGGAATGGATTTATCGGCATGTGTTTTCCAGCCTCCGCCGAGGAAAACCAGCGATTCAGGATGTAATTTTAGTGTTGGCAGTCCCATTTGTTCCATTCTTTGCAGGGTGAACCACAAAAAGGCAGGAAAACCGAAAATCC contains:
- a CDS encoding acyl-CoA reductase is translated as MSSVKTMNNPIFSEQLAEQEIAKLHERLPDLLAHPHTSEQVLDCAQRFAEYLSNLGEHPLFNTSIKEALIAFCQREALETKLERELGQNAFSLRRFDYNQNRYETWKPIGVVVHITPSNAELLPFMAVIESLLVGNINWLRPSSNDNGFSAQLLAEFLAHDISGDLATRIAVLPLPVTQLSELFSQADAVSAWGSDSSLTSIRAQLPAGCRWIDWGHRISIAWLSPDAADDTQLDALADDICRYDQQACSSPQCLLVDSDDPEVLQHIGQRMAAALQRRAGLHPALKPDIQEAAEITTQTAFQQLDFAFTQVRGEIWQADGWRVIWRHEKELAASPLFRTLQIRPAPRQHLCAILLPWRNYLQSCALITRQEHITEMSHTLFAAGVSRITPAGQMHDGYSGEPHDGVYALSRLTKRVSVSLASDLMAGCAHLDVPPSCPRGLENRPVMNKADFQALVPNDKARLFFRSGGSSGTPKLAAYSYHDYHRQMQAAADGVFASGLEPATDRVMNLLYGGKLYGGMMSFFTILDKLGVTQYPMGGPTDNDFSEIADFIVHQRINTLVGMPSTIHRLFLNEETKLRQYGGIRKLLLGGEHLNINQRNFLTSFGVTLIRSTIYGSVDAGPMGHACAASEDGVFHLMADTQWLEILNIENDQPVAEGETGRLVFTSRHREAQPVQRYDLGDLGCWINQPCSCGLTSPRFRLKERHGSLLRVGSIFFNLADLSEQLALPVQWIIDHNHDGVDNIQLLVDHADPHTVRQNLLKDPKIAEIVAGNLLNLDVISTSSAEFHRNEHSGKTPLFIDLRKY
- a CDS encoding phenylacetate--CoA ligase family protein, with amino-acid sequence MMTKTTLTDLLHHAREHSAYYRERYQSIPDNWVLEDLPLVEPSHYWAHSNDLPTWPVLTAPLEGGHVFKTGGSTSEGRLSVFSQQEWKAFIHSFGQGIARQLKAGDRVANLFFAGDLYTSFIFIHGALSNAPIPILEFPFTCKVEDELLINNIRLHNINVLAGVPVQLIRLAHYLKEMGQTLPMVETILYGGESLFDSQVAIIRQVFPHARLGSIGCASVDAGLIGFADPDCKQGEHRVFSDETIIEIVDEITHQPIIESGKRGLLVVTNLQRQLMPVIRYPTGDMACWCEPEQPGRKFALQGRANQGYRIRFGTLSLFPDDLATQLSQQTELLAWQLELSQKAGQDQIRLLVASLQTVDIDRIRHRVMAAFPGLEEACIHQNMLEIVQTNVDSMYTHPRSGKLQRVVDLRRYN